A stretch of Oryza brachyantha chromosome 4, ObraRS2, whole genome shotgun sequence DNA encodes these proteins:
- the LOC102714450 gene encoding plant intracellular Ras-group-related LRR protein 1, whose product MREMGEKRRHHGHLNHAGFAGGMHDHEEKNKEQKLDMSGMSMDTLPHLTMSLGQVTILDLSNNNLESIPESIVARLLNVVVLDVRSNQLKSLPNSIGCLSKLKVLNVSGNLLESLPNTIEECRALEELHANFNELTKLPDTLGFELHSLRKLSVNSNKLAQLPYSTSHMTALRALDARLNCLRALPDGLENLVNLETLNVSQNFQFLRELPYAVGLLVSLRELDVSYNSISALPDSMGCLTKLARFSAVGNPLVSPPMDVVDQSLDAMRAYLTARMNASDDSKKKKKAWLPRTLVKYSTFTARMTPGRTRVHENTEGLLMSDYRSLNGLASPRFLTMLSPRRLFSPRRNSPKHC is encoded by the exons ATGAGGGAAatgggagagaagaggaggcaTCATGGGCATCTTAACCATGCTGGTTTTGCAGGAGGGATGCATGACCATGAGGAGAAGAACAAGGAGCAGAAGCTAGACATGAGTGGCATGTCCATGGACACCCTCCCACATCTCACCATGTCTCTTGGTCAAGTCACCATCTTGGATCTCTCTAACAACAATCTCGAG AGCATCCCAGAGTCGATAGTCGCACGGCTGCTGAACGTGGTGGTGCTGGACGTGCGGTCCAACCAGCTGAAATCGCTGCCCAACTCCATCGGCTGCCTCTCCAAGCTCAAGGTCCTCAACGTCTCCGGCAACCTGCTCGAGTCCCTCCCCAACACCATCGAGGAGTGCCG TGCACTGGAGGAGCTGCACGCCAACTTCAACGAGCTGACGAAGCTGCCGGACACGCTGGGGTTCGAGCTGCACAGCCTCCGGAAGCTGTCGGTGAACTCCAACAAGCTGGCCCAGCTCCCCTACTCGACGTCGCACATGACGGCGCTCCGGGCGCTGGACGCCCGGCTCAACTGCCTCCGCGCGCTCCCCGACGGCCTCGAGAACCTCGTCAACCTCGAGACGCTCAACGTCAGCCAGAACTTCCAGTTCCTCCGGGAGCTCCCCTACGCCGTCGGCCTCCTCGTCTCGCTCCGGGAGCTCGACGTCAGCTACAACTCCATCTCCGCGCTGCCGGACTCCATGGGCTGCCTCACCAAGCTCGCCAGGTTCAGCGCCGTCGGCAACCCGCTCGTCTCCCCGCCCATGGACGTCGTCGACCAGAGCCTCGACGCCATGCGCGCCTACCTCACCGCCCGCATGAACGCCTCCGACGactccaagaagaagaagaaggcgtgGCTGCCCAGGACGCTCGTCAAGTACAGCACCTTCACCGCGAGGATGACGCCCGGCCGCACCAGGGTGCACGAGAACACGGAGGGCCTCCTCATGTCCGACTACCGCTCGCTCAACGGCCTCGCCTCGCCGAGGTTCCTCACCATGctctcgccgcgccgcctcttCTCGCCGCGGAGGAACTCGCCCAAGCATTGCTGA